ATGTGGATTATTAAGAACTATTTCTATTACTTCATCTCCATTTTGAACTTCATACTCATGATTTTCTCCCATGAATACACTCTTAACAACTTTTAAAGAATGATTTTTTTCGTTATATTTAATAGATTCAGGTCTTATAAC
The DNA window shown above is from Oceanivirga salmonicida and carries:
- a CDS encoding TOBE domain-containing protein, whose translation is VIRPESIKYNEKNHSLKVVKSVFMGENHEYEVQNGDEVIEIVLNNPHGKEIKKIGEELSFAFDQDSIHIL